The region TCTTTAACTTGATTTGCAACTTTTATTTGCTCTTTATAATCTGGACCATACACCTCAGCCACTAATGTTGATAATACAGGTGGACCTGGTGGCACTTCAATAACTTTTACATTTGCTCCGTATTTTTTGGCAATTTTTTGAATTTCGGGACGAACAATTTTTGCAATATCATGACTTTGTAAATCGCGGTCTTCTTTATGCAATAAATTCACCTGAATATCGGCCATATTACTACCACCACGCATATCATAATGACGTACTAATCCATTAAAAGTGATAGGTGCAGATGTTCCAATATAATTTTGATAATTTACTACTTCAGGAATAGTAGAAACATATTGTGCAATTTCTTTTGTCACTGCAGCTGTTCTTTCCAAAGTAGTTCCTTCTGGCATGTCAATTACCACTTGGAATTCATTTTTATTATCAAAAGGCAACATCTTAACTGCCACCGATTTAGTAAAGAACATAGCAACCGAGCCTAAAAGCAAGAAAATAGTAATGGCAAACATTAAATTTCTTTTAGCCGAACTCTCCAATAAAGGTTGTTCCATTTTCTTATATACTTTATAAATCCAGCTGGTTTCCAATCCTTTTTCCTCTTTATGCTCTTGTTCCTCTTTTTCATGTAATAAATGATAACCTAAATAAGGCGTAACCGTTAAGGCTACAAATAAAGACAATAACATAGCAATAGAAGCCCCAATTGGCATTGGACTCATGTATGGTCCCATCATTCCAGAAACAAATGCCATGGGCAATATTGCTGCAATAACTGTAAAAGTGGCTAATATGGTTGGGTTTCCAACTTCGTTTATAGCATAGATTGCGGCATCTTTAAATGGTAATTTTTTCATTTTGAAATGCCTATGCATATTCTCTGCTATAATAATACTATCATCAACCACGATTCCAACTACAAAAACCAGAGCAAATAAGGTAATACGATTTAATGTATAACCTAACATATAATAACTAAATAATGTCAAAGCAAATGTTAGTGGTACAGAGAAGAACACTACTAATCCACCACGCCAGCCCATAGCCAACATTACTAAAACCGTTACCGCAATAATAGCTACACCTAAGTGCATTAACAATTCACTTACTTTGTGTGAAGCTGTTTCTCCATAGTTTCTAGTAACTTCAACATGAACATCGTTAGATATTAAATTTTGTTTCAATTGTTCCAATCGCGTTTCAATTTTTTCCGCAATTTTCATAGCATCCGCTCCTTTCACTTTAGCTATTGAAATTGTTACTGCTGGATATTCCGATGGATTTTTACCAAATTGTTCATTGGCTTTTCCATAACCAAAAGACACATAACTTTTAGGTGTTGAAGGTCCATCTTGAACAGAAGCTACTTGTTTTAAATAAACAGGCATGTTTTGATTAACCCCTACAACTAAATTTTCAACATCTTCTGAAGTAGAAAGAAATTGTCCGGTAGTAACTAAAAATTCTTGATCTTTTTGAACAAAACTACCCGATTGGGCACTTCCGTTGTTGGCTTGAATCATTTGCATAATACCTAAAGCATCTACACTGTTTTCAGCCATTTTATCTTTATCCAATACGACTTTTACTTCTCGATTTCTTCCCCCAATTTCTTTTGTAATTGCAACATCTTTTACTTTTTCAATTTCAGAGGTTACTTCTTCAGCCACTTGACGAATTTCAAAGTCATCCATTTTTTCACTCCAAAGTGTAACCCCCATCATGGGCACATCGTCAATTGAACGTGTTTTTACCATAGGTTGCATTACCCCTTGAGGAAAAATCCCTTGATGCTTCATCAACTCATCATACAATTTAACATAAGAACGTTCAATATCTTCTCCTACATAAAACTGAACAATCATCATTGCTTGACCATTCATAGCCATACTATGAACGTGCTCTACTCCTTTTATATTTGAAATTACTTTCTCTAATGGTTTGATCACGCGACTTTCCACTTCTGAAGGGCTTGCGCCGGGGTACCCTACCATTACATCCGCCATAGGGATGGCTATTTGTGGTTCTTCTTCCCTAGGAATTAAGAACGAACTATAGGATCCAAT is a window of Flavobacterium indicum GPTSA100-9 = DSM 17447 DNA encoding:
- a CDS encoding efflux RND transporter permease subunit, translating into MEKGISGKIANFFINSKLTILLMVALMIIGSYSSFLIPREEEPQIAIPMADVMVGYPGASPSEVESRVIKPLEKVISNIKGVEHVHSMAMNGQAMMIVQFYVGEDIERSYVKLYDELMKHQGIFPQGVMQPMVKTRSIDDVPMMGVTLWSEKMDDFEIRQVAEEVTSEIEKVKDVAITKEIGGRNREVKVVLDKDKMAENSVDALGIMQMIQANNGSAQSGSFVQKDQEFLVTTGQFLSTSEDVENLVVGVNQNMPVYLKQVASVQDGPSTPKSYVSFGYGKANEQFGKNPSEYPAVTISIAKVKGADAMKIAEKIETRLEQLKQNLISNDVHVEVTRNYGETASHKVSELLMHLGVAIIAVTVLVMLAMGWRGGLVVFFSVPLTFALTLFSYYMLGYTLNRITLFALVFVVGIVVDDSIIIAENMHRHFKMKKLPFKDAAIYAINEVGNPTILATFTVIAAILPMAFVSGMMGPYMSPMPIGASIAMLLSLFVALTVTPYLGYHLLHEKEEQEHKEEKGLETSWIYKVYKKMEQPLLESSAKRNLMFAITIFLLLGSVAMFFTKSVAVKMLPFDNKNEFQVVIDMPEGTTLERTAAVTKEIAQYVSTIPEVVNYQNYIGTSAPITFNGLVRHYDMRGGSNMADIQVNLLHKEDRDLQSHDIAKIVRPEIQKIAKKYGANVKVIEVPPGPPVLSTLVAEVYGPDYKEQIKVANQVKDILNNTTDIVDVDWYVEDAQTEYKLEVDKEKAMLNGIAPQQVVGNLTYLLREMPVTNLYDERSNDPVGIVMALDDKDKTSLDDLKNLKIKGSRGNVVPVNDLVQVKKDTLQKTIYRKDQKRVVYVTGDMAGALESPVYAILGMEEKLQKMQLPKGYKVNEIYMGQPDDESDFTVKWDGEWQITLEVFRDLGAAFLVVIIIIYMLIVGWFQNFKTPIVMMVAIPLSLVGIVLGHWMLDAYFTATSFIGMIALAGVMVRNSVLLIDFIEIRLNDGIPMKQAIIEAGAVRTTPILLTTGAVVIGASIILFDPIFQGLAISLVAGAIVSTLLTLLVVPLIYYITENKKWENK